The following are encoded together in the Pelorhabdus rhamnosifermentans genome:
- the nadB gene encoding L-aspartate oxidase, giving the protein MADEELETDTYDVVIVGSGIAGMATALALQPNLNIALINKGPLKECSTYKAQGGMAVAVGADDSPVEHLADTLRVGQGLCNKQAVEILVSEGPQTLTFLQSIGADFDKGENGLNLTREAGHSRNRIVHYFDYTGRHIAETMARETETRDNIHRLDNCVLIDILTGAQKCCGCVIQYNGCFKVLRAGVVVVATGGYSGLFARSTNSISSSGDGIAAAYRAGAAITDMEFVQFHPTTFTTLSGKVFLLTEALRGEGAVLLNHQGERFMFSYHPNGELAPRDEVSRAIFHEMKRESQEFVYLDARQLGKDYLANRFRQVYSELAKNDLFMEKDLIPIAPAAHYTIGGIQTDLWGRTTIANLYACGEAAATGVHGANRLASNSLLEGIVFGRRVAKTINQESSKPVSNCLLFSAVKQVGKYQQATEVGAALERVAGVIRRGRDMEAFLTELQQSAVMQGKPLADSKDYHDFNACQLAELLLEAALFRCESRGTHYREEYPQKNDHEFKKHIIQQWGKKAVMQ; this is encoded by the coding sequence ATGGCAGATGAGGAGTTAGAAACAGATACATATGATGTTGTCATTGTTGGTTCAGGAATTGCCGGTATGGCGACTGCTTTAGCATTGCAGCCTAACCTTAATATTGCTTTGATTAATAAAGGTCCGCTCAAGGAATGCAGTACCTATAAAGCGCAAGGCGGAATGGCTGTTGCCGTGGGAGCTGATGATAGCCCTGTGGAACATTTGGCAGATACGCTGCGGGTTGGACAAGGGTTATGCAATAAGCAGGCAGTAGAAATTCTAGTTAGTGAGGGACCTCAAACGCTAACTTTTTTACAATCGATTGGCGCTGATTTTGATAAAGGGGAAAATGGTTTGAACCTTACCAGAGAAGCCGGACACTCTCGCAATCGTATTGTTCATTATTTTGATTATACAGGGCGTCATATTGCAGAAACCATGGCGAGAGAGACCGAGACAAGAGACAATATACATCGTTTGGACAATTGCGTTTTAATCGATATCTTAACTGGAGCGCAAAAGTGCTGCGGCTGTGTAATTCAGTATAATGGCTGTTTTAAAGTACTGCGTGCGGGGGTGGTTGTGGTGGCTACTGGCGGTTACAGCGGGTTATTCGCCAGATCTACCAACAGTATTTCGTCTAGTGGCGATGGTATTGCGGCAGCGTATCGTGCAGGCGCAGCCATTACCGATATGGAATTTGTACAATTTCATCCTACGACATTTACGACCTTATCAGGAAAGGTATTTTTGTTAACTGAGGCGCTTAGGGGGGAAGGAGCCGTATTGTTGAATCACCAAGGAGAGCGATTTATGTTTTCTTATCATCCCAATGGTGAGTTGGCTCCACGTGATGAGGTGTCAAGAGCTATTTTTCATGAAATGAAGCGGGAAAGTCAAGAATTTGTATATTTGGATGCTAGGCAATTGGGCAAAGACTATTTAGCGAATCGGTTTCGCCAGGTCTATTCGGAATTAGCGAAAAACGATCTTTTTATGGAAAAAGATCTAATACCCATAGCGCCAGCGGCGCATTATACTATTGGTGGCATACAGACAGACCTTTGGGGCAGAACCACGATTGCCAACTTATATGCTTGTGGAGAGGCGGCAGCAACCGGGGTCCATGGAGCCAATCGGCTGGCTAGTAATTCTTTATTAGAAGGAATTGTTTTTGGGCGCAGAGTAGCAAAGACAATTAACCAGGAATCGAGTAAGCCAGTAAGTAACTGCCTGCTTTTCAGTGCTGTAAAACAGGTAGGAAAGTATCAGCAAGCAACAGAGGTGGGCGCCGCTTTAGAACGTGTAGCAGGAGTCATACGCAGAGGGCGGGACATGGAAGCATTTCTTACGGAATTGCAACAAAGCGCTGTAATGCAAGGTAAACCCTTAGCTGATAGTAAGGACTATCATGATTTTAATGCCTGCCAACTTGCCGAACTACTATTGGAAGCGGCACTTTTCCGCTGTGAAAGCAGAGGAACACATTATCGCGAAGAATATCCTCAAAAAAATGATCATGAATTCAAGAAGCATATTATTCAGCAATGGGGAAAGAAGGCTGTAATGCAATGA
- a CDS encoding MFS transporter translates to MLNKIKKELWSTGKNGGILMAQTKIITDEITTLQSTESKCWWREISKKQWYALWASVLGYILDSFDTMVYAFALTRILNEWGLTTVEAGLLSSVTLFSSAFGGVFFGAVADKVGRKKAIMITVLLFSIFSGLSGLSQNIVQLAIARALLGLGMGGEWTAGVLLISETWPAKHRGKAIGLMQSGWALGYFLAALAAMVILPAFGWRVLFFLGILPALFSLWVRSFVDETELWKNLKENPNKKTNILQIFKGDLLKHTVVITLASSFLMFAYWGLFSWLPGFLSMPIEKGGAGLSVVKSSAWMMPTMLGAWGGYVSFGFLADKFGRRPIFAAFLMMSSVFVYVYGNVRDANLLILLGPFVGFFGSGAFSGFGAFTSELYPTSVRGLGAGFTYNVGRIMSAFAPIIIGYFAGIYGLGVSLGLTAVSYFLAALTIYFIPETKGVKLK, encoded by the coding sequence TTGTTAAATAAGATAAAAAAAGAATTGTGGAGTACTGGAAAAAACGGAGGGATATTGATGGCACAAACGAAAATTATCACTGATGAAATAACTACATTGCAGTCAACGGAATCTAAATGCTGGTGGAGAGAGATTAGCAAAAAACAGTGGTATGCCTTATGGGCATCTGTTCTGGGATATATTCTTGATTCATTTGATACCATGGTATATGCTTTTGCGTTGACAAGGATTCTCAATGAATGGGGCTTAACAACAGTTGAGGCTGGACTTTTATCTTCAGTAACTTTGTTCTCTTCTGCATTTGGAGGAGTTTTTTTCGGCGCAGTAGCAGATAAAGTCGGCCGCAAAAAAGCAATCATGATCACGGTCTTATTATTTTCAATTTTTTCAGGTTTAAGTGGTTTATCACAAAATATCGTCCAATTAGCAATTGCTCGGGCCTTACTTGGTTTAGGCATGGGGGGCGAATGGACAGCAGGAGTTCTTTTGATTTCGGAAACTTGGCCAGCAAAGCATCGCGGTAAGGCAATCGGACTGATGCAAAGTGGATGGGCGCTGGGGTATTTTTTGGCTGCTTTGGCAGCTATGGTTATTTTGCCTGCATTTGGTTGGCGCGTCTTATTTTTTCTTGGAATACTTCCAGCGTTATTTTCTTTGTGGGTCCGGTCGTTCGTCGATGAAACTGAATTATGGAAAAATTTAAAAGAAAACCCAAATAAAAAAACGAACATACTACAAATATTTAAAGGAGATCTTTTAAAACATACGGTTGTAATTACATTGGCAAGCTCTTTTTTGATGTTTGCCTATTGGGGACTATTTAGTTGGTTACCAGGCTTTTTGAGTATGCCCATAGAAAAAGGAGGAGCAGGGTTAAGTGTTGTAAAGTCATCCGCATGGATGATGCCAACGATGCTTGGAGCATGGGGCGGATATGTATCTTTTGGCTTTTTAGCCGACAAGTTTGGGCGACGCCCGATTTTTGCTGCATTCCTTATGATGTCGTCTGTATTTGTTTATGTGTATGGTAATGTACGCGATGCAAATTTGCTTATTCTTTTGGGACCATTTGTTGGTTTCTTTGGTTCTGGAGCATTTAGTGGTTTTGGTGCCTTTACATCTGAGCTATATCCTACGTCAGTACGAGGTTTAGGTGCTGGATTTACTTATAATGTTGGTAGAATTATGAGCGCGTTTGCACCGATTATCATCGGTTATTTTGCTGGAATCTATGGTCTGGGAGTTTCACTAGGGCTTACCGCAGTTTCATATTTTCTCGCCGCTCTTACTATCTACTTTATTCCAGAGACAAAAGGCGTAAAACTGAAATAG
- a CDS encoding N-acetylmuramoyl-L-alanine amidase family protein has product MKIFVNPGHAPNGEPDAGACNSETGLRECDVVASIGPLVASYLEKVGYEVQVLQDDSLSSICSAANDWMADLFVSIHCNSAENDLVKGGETYKYYGSVEGGKLANCIQNQLVKSLPIVDRGVKEAGFYVIKNTNMTACLVETAFISNADDEKLLADSATQDKIAGAIARGITDYFALSN; this is encoded by the coding sequence ATTAAAATTTTTGTCAATCCAGGTCATGCGCCGAATGGAGAACCAGATGCTGGTGCATGCAATTCTGAAACGGGGTTAAGAGAGTGTGACGTAGTTGCGTCGATTGGTCCGTTAGTAGCGAGTTATTTAGAAAAAGTTGGTTATGAGGTACAAGTCTTACAAGATGATTCGCTTAGTTCTATTTGTTCTGCTGCAAATGATTGGATGGCAGACTTGTTTGTGTCCATTCATTGTAATTCTGCCGAAAATGACTTAGTAAAAGGAGGTGAAACTTATAAATATTACGGTTCTGTTGAAGGTGGTAAACTGGCCAATTGTATTCAAAATCAGCTTGTCAAATCTCTTCCTATTGTAGATAGAGGAGTCAAGGAAGCTGGATTTTATGTGATTAAGAATACGAATATGACAGCCTGCCTTGTTGAAACGGCTTTCATTTCGAATGCCGACGATGAAAAACTTTTGGCCGATTCGGCAACACAAGACAAAATTGCTGGGGCCATTGCCAGAGGTATTACTGATTATTTTGCGTTGAGTAATTAG
- the nadA gene encoding quinolinate synthase NadA translates to MVNDLKVEIQRLKKQRNAVILAHNYQLDEVQQMADYVGDSFYLSKMAANTDQDMIVFCGVRFMAETAKILSPQKVVLLPESDAGCPMAEMVTAEDLRTLKAEHPGVPVVCYVNSTAEVKAESDVCCTSANAIQVVAALPEDKVIFVPDENLGHYIATQLPAKKLILWKGHCATHVKVQPENVKMARAAYPGAEVLIHPECIPEVVAMADFVGSTSAIIHYAEQSSAKTFIVGTEMGVLVKLKESRPDKQFFLLHPGLICSNMKKVRLQSVYEALIHKQHEIIVEEQVASQAKQALRRMLEVG, encoded by the coding sequence TTGGTAAATGATTTAAAAGTTGAAATACAACGGTTAAAAAAGCAGCGCAATGCTGTTATTTTAGCTCATAATTATCAGCTTGATGAAGTACAGCAGATGGCTGATTACGTAGGTGATTCATTCTATTTGAGTAAAATGGCTGCCAATACGGATCAAGATATGATTGTTTTTTGCGGGGTTCGGTTTATGGCAGAAACGGCTAAAATACTTTCACCACAGAAAGTCGTCTTGTTACCTGAAAGTGATGCCGGCTGTCCCATGGCGGAAATGGTTACTGCAGAAGATTTGCGTACATTAAAAGCAGAACATCCTGGGGTGCCTGTTGTTTGCTATGTCAATTCCACGGCAGAAGTTAAAGCAGAAAGTGACGTTTGCTGTACGTCGGCAAATGCCATCCAGGTCGTCGCGGCATTGCCGGAGGACAAAGTGATATTTGTACCTGATGAAAACTTAGGACATTATATTGCCACACAGCTGCCGGCAAAGAAGCTTATTCTCTGGAAAGGCCATTGTGCGACCCATGTCAAGGTGCAACCCGAGAATGTCAAGATGGCCAGAGCAGCTTATCCGGGTGCCGAAGTTTTAATCCATCCGGAGTGCATTCCCGAGGTGGTTGCTATGGCGGATTTTGTCGGCAGTACTTCTGCGATTATTCATTATGCCGAACAATCATCTGCCAAAACATTTATTGTTGGGACTGAGATGGGGGTACTTGTTAAGCTAAAAGAATCTCGGCCTGATAAACAATTCTTCTTACTGCACCCTGGATTGATATGTTCTAATATGAAAAAAGTTCGACTACAAAGTGTATATGAGGCGCTGATTCATAAACAACATGAAATTATAGTTGAAGAGCAGGTGGCTTCTCAAGCCAAGCAGGCTTTGCGCCGGATGCTGGAGGTAGGATAA
- a CDS encoding DUF2935 domain-containing protein: MKYPVDSIVSDNVFWLRHMADHARFIAGLLNPSERGFVEKANEFAIEFERLQLQARDLDSMLWHSCPNNDLVRFEKDVKTATTNIRDFKRAARDLIASCKVLSLIPSLLADHVLREAEYFLKILEEIQQDLAEMDTPPIKTCDY, encoded by the coding sequence ATGAAGTATCCTGTTGACTCCATTGTAAGCGATAACGTATTCTGGCTTAGACATATGGCCGATCATGCAAGATTTATTGCAGGGCTCCTTAACCCGTCTGAGCGTGGTTTCGTAGAAAAAGCAAACGAATTTGCCATTGAATTCGAGAGGTTACAACTTCAAGCTCGTGACTTGGATAGTATGTTATGGCATTCCTGTCCTAATAACGATCTCGTAAGGTTTGAAAAAGATGTAAAAACAGCAACTACTAATATACGGGACTTCAAAAGGGCTGCACGAGATTTAATTGCATCGTGTAAGGTACTTTCTCTGATTCCCTCCCTCTTAGCCGACCATGTCCTACGGGAGGCGGAATATTTTCTAAAGATTCTCGAAGAAATTCAACAAGACTTGGCAGAGATGGATACTCCTCCGATTAAAACATGTGATTATTGA
- a CDS encoding C39 family peptidase yields the protein MQMFYPGKKTIYFLLLCVLLGISFSITQVVFAANAEITGRVEESPVISYPAGYVTSNEGASSYNGIGNVKNSPYFAFQDYYNLLSTSTLTILSKYKTYQQTTEITCGPAAALTVLTHFDNNNWDELKIAKIMGTKPVVGTDTKEMVTFFKRIGWDVTSSLTTANKNGMTFATVQEFRDFIIANLKNNTPILVENIDWGGHWRVVIGYDTMGTDTVADDVLILADSYDTADHLQDGYVVNPVEKFYYMWFDAHMLPKGQQQQQWIVAKPPLY from the coding sequence ATGCAAATGTTTTATCCTGGGAAGAAAACGATTTACTTTTTATTGCTTTGTGTTCTTTTAGGAATCAGCTTTAGCATTACCCAGGTGGTTTTTGCGGCTAATGCAGAGATTACGGGCCGTGTCGAGGAAAGTCCTGTCATTTCGTATCCTGCTGGCTATGTCACCAGTAATGAGGGGGCTTCTTCATATAACGGAATTGGAAATGTAAAGAACTCTCCTTATTTTGCTTTTCAGGATTATTATAATCTACTGTCAACCAGTACATTAACGATTCTGTCAAAATATAAGACATATCAACAAACTACAGAGATTACCTGTGGTCCGGCGGCTGCTTTAACTGTTCTGACTCATTTTGATAACAACAACTGGGATGAGCTTAAAATCGCTAAAATAATGGGGACAAAACCAGTAGTAGGCACAGATACAAAAGAAATGGTTACCTTTTTTAAAAGGATTGGCTGGGATGTTACTTCTAGCTTAACGACTGCAAATAAAAATGGTATGACCTTTGCAACCGTACAAGAATTTAGGGACTTTATAATAGCAAATTTGAAAAATAATACCCCTATATTGGTCGAAAATATTGATTGGGGTGGACACTGGAGAGTCGTTATCGGTTATGATACGATGGGGACGGATACAGTAGCTGATGACGTTTTGATTCTGGCTGACTCGTATGATACAGCTGATCATCTTCAGGATGGTTACGTTGTGAATCCGGTAGAAAAATTCTATTACATGTGGTTTGATGCCCATATGCTTCCCAAAGGTCAGCAGCAACAACAGTGGATAGTAGCAAAACCGCCTTTGTACTGA
- the nadC gene encoding carboxylating nicotinate-nucleotide diphosphorylase has protein sequence MNKLVLDDVLRLSLIEDVGFGDVTSEAIFSEAHFSQGFLLAKQDFILAGIEVFTRVFALLDDRVKVVSYYADGTSIRNGEKFAVLEGPTRSLLSGERVALNFLQRLSGIATETRRYTAATEGFRAVIVDTRKTTPGLRMLEKYAVQVGGGKNHRYGLDAMVLIKDNHIQAAGGVFAAVQRVRNQVSPYIKIEIEVENLEQIGQALEVGVDVIMLDNMTITMIKEAVQMIDGKALIEVSGNVTIERIGELAATGVDIISSGALTHSVKAADISMKLQS, from the coding sequence ATGAATAAATTAGTCTTAGATGATGTACTGCGACTTTCTTTAATAGAAGATGTTGGATTTGGCGATGTTACCAGTGAGGCTATTTTTAGTGAAGCTCATTTTTCCCAAGGATTTTTGCTAGCTAAACAGGACTTTATTTTGGCTGGAATCGAAGTTTTTACCCGAGTTTTTGCTTTACTCGATGATCGTGTCAAGGTGGTATCTTATTATGCTGATGGTACCAGTATTCGAAACGGAGAAAAGTTTGCAGTATTAGAAGGACCTACCCGTTCTTTGTTGTCAGGAGAACGAGTAGCACTGAATTTTTTACAGCGGCTGTCAGGTATTGCCACGGAAACTCGTCGGTATACGGCTGCTACTGAAGGCTTTCGTGCTGTGATCGTGGATACCCGAAAAACGACGCCAGGCCTGCGAATGTTGGAAAAATATGCTGTGCAGGTTGGCGGCGGAAAAAATCACCGCTACGGGTTGGATGCAATGGTTCTCATAAAAGACAATCATATTCAAGCCGCAGGAGGGGTCTTTGCAGCAGTGCAGCGCGTACGTAATCAAGTCTCACCTTATATAAAGATAGAAATAGAAGTGGAAAATTTAGAACAGATAGGACAAGCATTGGAGGTCGGTGTTGACGTTATTATGCTGGATAACATGACGATCACGATGATCAAAGAAGCGGTACAAATGATTGATGGTAAAGCATTGATTGAGGTGTCCGGTAATGTGACAATCGAGAGAATTGGTGAGTTGGCGGCAACTGGCGTTGATATCATCTCCAGTGGAGCCTTGACCCATTCTGTAAAAGCTGCTGATATTAGCATGAAGCTTCAAAGCTAA
- a CDS encoding AraC family transcriptional regulator — MIYCIAKNQYPLKYFSCGKLVSDEPFLHLQRNLDTFVLLVGSEGSLYIAQDDEPYELKPNQFMLLFPGHKHYGYRKSDPGLHYYWCHFQTYHNQYKFLTAQQMNQYLHVEKSTATESILKNYYILPEFGEILVKNRIDLIFNQLLDLSNRSYYSKTAVTSYILSFLLIELSQNFIDTFTPKIQDISNSNYKIVEISEWIRVNYNKNLSVKIIADKFGYNPDYLSLVFKKFTGYSLLKYLNNMKISAAKQLLLNSSATIKEVAYDTGFTDEKHFMKLFKKIESLTPTQYRNTFFCKHFNKR, encoded by the coding sequence ATGATATATTGTATTGCCAAAAACCAATATCCACTGAAGTATTTTTCCTGTGGTAAGTTGGTCAGTGATGAACCCTTCTTGCATTTACAAAGAAACCTCGACACTTTTGTCCTTTTAGTCGGCTCCGAAGGTAGCTTATATATTGCTCAGGATGATGAGCCTTATGAATTGAAACCGAATCAATTTATGCTGCTATTCCCCGGACATAAACACTATGGCTACCGTAAATCCGATCCAGGATTGCATTATTACTGGTGCCATTTCCAGACCTATCATAACCAGTACAAATTTCTGACAGCACAGCAAATGAATCAATATCTGCATGTTGAAAAAAGCACAGCAACAGAAAGCATTCTCAAAAATTATTATATTTTACCTGAATTCGGCGAAATTCTTGTAAAAAATCGTATCGACCTGATTTTTAACCAATTATTAGATTTATCTAACCGCAGTTATTATTCCAAAACCGCCGTCACCAGTTATATCCTGAGCTTTCTGCTGATAGAACTCTCTCAAAACTTCATCGATACTTTCACGCCGAAAATACAGGACATTTCAAACAGCAATTACAAAATCGTCGAAATATCCGAATGGATTAGAGTCAATTATAATAAGAATCTTTCCGTAAAAATAATTGCTGATAAATTTGGCTACAATCCGGATTACCTGTCCTTAGTTTTTAAAAAATTCACCGGTTATTCGCTGCTTAAGTATCTGAATAATATGAAGATATCTGCTGCAAAACAATTGTTGCTCAATTCTTCGGCAACAATCAAAGAAGTGGCATATGATACCGGCTTTACCGACGAAAAACATTTCATGAAACTCTTTAAGAAAATAGAATCCCTGACGCCTACCCAATATCGAAATACATTCTTCTGTAAGCACTTTAACAAAAGATAA
- a CDS encoding DJ-1/PfpI family protein codes for MITIGILIFPQVEELDFVGPFEVLNAVNKIQLNSTKVILIAETADPIGAYNGMKVIPDTTIEKCPDLDILVVPGGKGRLVAMKNPVIKIFIQKQMITAKYITSVCTGAFLLAEAGLLKGKQATTYHTAFSELESYSVQVLSKKVVQDGNIITAGGVSSGIELGLYLLKRLFSLSIAQEVAHLIEYNVDINVL; via the coding sequence GTGATAACAATTGGTATACTCATATTTCCTCAGGTTGAGGAGTTAGATTTTGTCGGGCCCTTTGAGGTTTTAAACGCTGTCAACAAAATACAGCTAAATAGCACTAAGGTCATATTGATAGCCGAAACTGCCGATCCAATAGGTGCTTATAATGGTATGAAAGTAATTCCAGATACAACTATCGAAAAGTGCCCTGATTTAGATATTTTAGTAGTTCCAGGCGGTAAGGGCAGACTTGTAGCCATGAAAAATCCTGTTATCAAGATCTTTATCCAAAAACAAATGATCACTGCTAAATATATTACTTCCGTTTGTACAGGAGCTTTTTTACTGGCCGAGGCGGGATTGCTTAAAGGGAAGCAGGCAACCACTTATCATACTGCTTTTTCAGAATTAGAATCATATTCTGTGCAAGTTCTTTCTAAGAAAGTGGTTCAAGATGGAAATATCATTACAGCGGGCGGAGTAAGCTCAGGCATTGAATTAGGTCTTTACTTACTTAAACGACTATTTAGCTTAAGCATTGCACAAGAAGTAGCTCATCTAATAGAATACAATGTTGATATAAATGTTCTTTGA
- a CDS encoding MBL fold metallo-hydrolase has product MDKIMDVTGGQGGNAFLILGEEKTALVDCGMAYCASNLISNIKKILKKKTLNVILISHSHYDHIGAIPCLKKEWPNSKVLGAEYAKRILNRSNALKTIRSLSTQAAKLFDAEDLKEYDDAMMKVDHVICDGDILDLGDLYIQVIETPGHTKCSLSFLVNNEILFASESTGCMSKSGKIYPAFITSSAAALDSIHICQKINPRVIFSPHFGLLKASGASDYWRNCILAVKETKEFVLRLSEQGYTEKQILVQYEKMFRDDHSRLEQPMNAFILNAQSMIKTVLREKCV; this is encoded by the coding sequence ATGGATAAAATTATGGATGTTACAGGTGGACAAGGCGGAAATGCTTTTTTAATATTGGGAGAAGAAAAAACAGCATTAGTTGATTGTGGTATGGCATATTGTGCGTCCAATCTTATCAGTAACATTAAGAAAATACTTAAGAAAAAGACGCTGAATGTTATACTTATTAGTCATTCGCATTATGATCACATTGGTGCTATTCCCTGTTTAAAAAAGGAATGGCCTAATAGTAAGGTACTTGGAGCAGAATATGCCAAACGAATTTTAAATAGGTCAAATGCCTTAAAAACAATTCGAAGTCTTAGTACGCAAGCTGCAAAACTTTTTGATGCAGAGGATCTAAAAGAATACGATGACGCTATGATGAAGGTAGATCATGTAATTTGTGACGGAGATATATTGGATCTAGGTGATTTATATATTCAGGTAATAGAAACACCAGGCCATACAAAATGTTCCTTATCATTTTTGGTTAATAACGAAATTTTATTTGCAAGCGAATCGACAGGATGTATGAGTAAATCCGGGAAAATCTATCCTGCCTTTATCACTAGCAGCGCTGCCGCACTTGATTCGATTCATATATGTCAGAAAATAAATCCCCGAGTCATTTTTTCTCCTCATTTTGGGCTGCTAAAGGCAAGTGGTGCGTCTGATTACTGGCGAAATTGTATCTTGGCTGTGAAAGAAACCAAAGAATTTGTTCTTCGTCTATCGGAACAAGGATATACTGAAAAACAAATTTTAGTTCAATATGAAAAAATGTTTCGGGATGATCACAGCAGGTTAGAGCAGCCAATGAATGCCTTTATATTGAATGCACAGAGCATGATAAAAACGGTGTTAAGAGAAAAGTGCGTGTAG
- the pdxR gene encoding MocR-like pyridoxine biosynthesis transcription factor PdxR, with the protein MLFIDTKTECPIYEQIYRQIRDKIMSSEWKSNMKLPSSRQLASELQISRNTIEQAYQQLYAEGYLFSKPRIGYYVEKLNNTLISPHFAIPTSEIIAQDTIKDQYRYNFRYGKLDYRYVPFKIWKNLMMQCFGEEMDGLVSYSGHQGDVRLREQITKYAAEYRGVKCDPEQIVVGAGTLYCLGLLCNLLRKQATRSIGFEDPGYGKARTAFKNAGFKICPINVDKDGINIKELDASGTTAVYVTPSHQFPTGAIMSISKRLQLLEWANRKQAIIIEDDYSCHFRYNVRPIPSLQGINQTANVAYLGNFSKSLLPSLRLSFIVLPLSLLDSYKTIYQKYNTTVPYLFQRTLERFMRDGYLDRHLRRVLQVYKKKHDCLVQSLNREFGDKIKINGRNAGLFITVKVNSKLLETQLINRAAELGVRVYPVSDHWERLEQYDGKTVLLGYSSLDLDEIEQGVQLLRRAWFG; encoded by the coding sequence ATGCTATTTATTGACACAAAAACGGAATGCCCAATCTATGAGCAAATTTATCGGCAAATCAGAGATAAAATTATGTCCAGCGAATGGAAATCCAATATGAAACTACCTTCTAGCCGACAATTGGCAAGTGAACTGCAAATCAGCCGAAATACAATAGAACAGGCATATCAACAGCTATATGCTGAAGGCTACTTATTCAGTAAGCCTCGAATTGGATATTACGTGGAGAAATTAAATAATACATTGATTAGTCCGCACTTTGCCATTCCAACAAGCGAGATTATTGCACAGGATACGATAAAAGATCAATATCGATATAATTTTCGCTATGGTAAACTTGATTACCGATATGTTCCATTCAAAATCTGGAAAAATCTCATGATGCAGTGTTTCGGAGAAGAAATGGACGGACTTGTTTCATATAGTGGACATCAAGGAGATGTAAGATTACGCGAACAAATAACGAAATACGCCGCGGAATATCGGGGTGTAAAATGTGATCCTGAACAGATTGTTGTTGGTGCTGGAACATTGTACTGCTTGGGATTACTATGCAATTTACTTAGGAAACAAGCTACTCGTAGCATTGGTTTTGAAGATCCAGGATACGGGAAAGCTAGAACAGCATTCAAGAATGCCGGATTTAAAATTTGTCCCATCAACGTCGATAAGGATGGGATCAACATCAAGGAGCTTGACGCCAGTGGAACTACGGCAGTTTATGTGACGCCCTCTCATCAATTTCCTACTGGTGCTATTATGTCTATTTCTAAGAGATTGCAACTACTTGAATGGGCGAATCGCAAGCAAGCAATAATTATTGAGGATGATTATTCTTGCCACTTTCGATACAATGTCCGACCGATACCTTCGCTCCAGGGAATTAACCAGACGGCTAACGTCGCATATTTGGGGAATTTTTCAAAATCCCTATTACCTTCTCTTAGACTTTCATTTATTGTTTTGCCACTATCACTTTTGGATAGTTACAAAACGATTTATCAAAAGTACAATACTACAGTTCCATACTTGTTTCAAAGGACATTAGAACGGTTCATGCGTGATGGATATTTAGACAGACATCTACGTAGGGTATTACAAGTATATAAGAAAAAGCATGACTGTTTAGTACAGTCCCTGAACAGAGAGTTTGGCGACAAAATCAAGATAAATGGAAGAAACGCCGGATTGTTTATAACAGTTAAAGTAAATAGCAAACTTTTAGAAACCCAGCTCATCAACCGTGCCGCCGAGCTGGGTGTTCGGGTTTATCCCGTGTCTGATCATTGGGAACGACTAGAGCAGTATGATGGAAAAACGGTACTATTGGGTTACAGCAGCTTGGATTTAGACGAAATTGAGCAAGGAGTGCAATTGCTTCGCAGAGCGTGGTTTGGATAA